The proteins below come from a single Chryseobacterium capnotolerans genomic window:
- the mobA gene encoding conjugal transfer protein MobA, whose protein sequence is MEEKNRKQIKKSGRKPKIDPAVHRYSINLNAQDNAKFLALFDQSGMNVKAHFITACIFQKTVKTVKIDMDAIEYHEKLTRFFSQFRSIGTNYNQIVKVLYRNFSEKKAGTYLFKLEKETIELVQVTKEVIRLTQEFEEKHLKRE, encoded by the coding sequence ATGGAAGAGAAAAACAGAAAACAGATTAAGAAATCAGGAAGAAAACCAAAGATTGACCCTGCGGTACATCGGTATTCCATCAACCTGAATGCACAGGATAATGCCAAATTTCTTGCCCTCTTTGACCAATCGGGTATGAACGTAAAGGCACATTTCATTACAGCCTGCATCTTTCAGAAGACGGTAAAGACCGTTAAAATTGATATGGATGCTATCGAATATCACGAAAAATTGACCCGATTTTTTAGCCAGTTCCGATCAATCGGAACAAATTACAATCAGATTGTGAAGGTATTGTATCGCAATTTTTCCGAGAAAAAAGCAGGAACATATCTTTTTAAATTGGAAAAGGAAACCATAGAATTGGTACAAGTTACTAAAGAGGTTATCCGTTTGACACAGGAATTTGAAGAAAAACATCTGAAAAGAGAGTAA
- the mobB gene encoding conjugal transfer protein MobB: MIAKIGKGSNMYGAILYNQQKVDKENGAVLLLNKIPDTVDSKYSVAYFNKCFEPYLSVNIKTEKTVRHISLNPDPSDKVNDEQFMEMAQEYMERMGYGNQPYIVFKHTDIDRTHIHIVSTCVGIDGKKIPDDYDHPRSMAICRDLEQKYNLQKATEQEQKQANKVFKPVNHKNGDIKSQIASVVRHLPKYYSFSTMGSYNALLSLFNITVEEVRGERNGQPVNGLVYVALDENGNKVSNPFKASLFGKDAGVVQLQKHLEQSKEKMKTNTARSVLKNMVELAIHTTSNETDFKKQLSEQGINTVVRRNDSGRIYGMTFIDHESRSVWNGSQLDKNLSANVFNDWWNNGNKPELKIQNNPVSKANKIDSVPTKDLFEFLSKEHSSNSDLGLLSLLPDAQGEDYEEEQFAKRMKKKKKGRRL; the protein is encoded by the coding sequence ATGATTGCAAAAATTGGAAAGGGAAGCAATATGTATGGAGCGATTTTGTACAATCAACAGAAAGTAGATAAAGAAAACGGAGCGGTTCTGCTCTTGAACAAGATACCTGACACAGTTGACAGCAAGTATTCTGTAGCCTATTTTAACAAATGCTTTGAGCCGTATTTATCGGTAAATATCAAAACGGAAAAAACAGTAAGGCATATATCGTTGAACCCAGATCCTTCGGATAAGGTCAACGATGAACAATTTATGGAAATGGCACAGGAGTATATGGAACGTATGGGCTATGGCAACCAACCGTACATAGTTTTCAAACATACGGACATTGATCGCACGCACATTCATATCGTTTCAACCTGCGTAGGTATTGACGGAAAGAAAATCCCCGATGATTACGACCATCCACGTTCAATGGCAATCTGTCGGGATTTGGAACAGAAGTATAATCTGCAAAAGGCTACTGAACAAGAGCAGAAACAAGCCAATAAAGTTTTCAAGCCTGTAAATCATAAAAATGGCGACATCAAAAGTCAGATTGCTTCGGTAGTACGGCATCTGCCAAAGTATTATAGCTTTTCAACTATGGGTAGCTACAATGCGTTACTTTCTCTTTTCAACATCACAGTGGAGGAAGTCAGAGGTGAACGGAACGGACAACCTGTAAACGGATTGGTGTATGTAGCATTGGACGAGAATGGAAACAAGGTTAGCAATCCGTTCAAAGCATCGCTATTCGGAAAAGATGCAGGCGTTGTACAACTTCAAAAACACCTTGAACAGTCCAAAGAGAAAATGAAAACCAATACTGCAAGGTCTGTTCTGAAAAACATGGTTGAACTTGCCATTCATACGACAAGCAACGAAACGGATTTTAAAAAGCAATTGTCCGAGCAGGGCATCAATACAGTTGTCCGTAGGAACGACAGCGGACGGATTTACGGTATGACATTTATTGACCACGAAAGCCGTAGCGTTTGGAACGGTTCGCAATTGGATAAAAACCTCTCGGCAAACGTGTTCAATGATTGGTGGAACAATGGAAACAAACCCGAATTGAAGATACAGAATAACCCTGTTTCTAAAGCAAATAAAATAGACAGCGTACCGACAAAAGACCTTTTTGAATTTCTTTCAAAAGAGCATTCGTCCAATTCCGATTTAGGATTGCTCAGCTTATTACCCGATGCACAGGGCGAGGACTACGAGGAAGAACAGTTTGCCAAACGAATGAAAAAAAAGAAGAAAGGGAGGAGATTGTAA
- a CDS encoding Fur family transcriptional regulator, with translation MKRRNTPSKEVIFNLLANTGKAMSRDAIEQKIDVEIDRATIYRILNRFCEDGLVHKIVAEDGKQYFAICIKCDEKSFADNHFHFRCVKCQTIECLPEAVNFSVPNGYNVESVNCVLTGICKDCSIL, from the coding sequence ATGAAACGTAGAAATACACCGTCAAAAGAAGTTATTTTTAACTTGTTGGCAAATACAGGAAAAGCAATGAGCCGTGATGCGATTGAACAAAAAATAGATGTAGAAATTGACAGGGCTACTATTTACAGAATATTAAATCGTTTTTGTGAGGATGGGTTAGTGCATAAAATTGTAGCCGAAGACGGAAAACAATATTTTGCCATATGTATAAAATGTGATGAAAAAAGTTTTGCCGATAATCATTTTCATTTTCGCTGTGTCAAATGTCAGACAATAGAGTGTTTACCCGAAGCTGTTAATTTTTCTGTTCCCAATGGCTACAATGTTGAAAGTGTGAATTGTGTACTCACGGGAATTTGCAAGGATTGTTCGATTTTATAG
- a CDS encoding class I SAM-dependent methyltransferase, with amino-acid sequence MTEFWEEAFKDKQEMWGLEPAKSAVLTKDIFLEHNIKNVLIPGIGYGRNAQIFIEKGMTVTGIEISQTAIDLAQKHFGSGLKIYHGSVTDMPFDNNLYDGIFCYGLIYLLDKDERAKLIQDCFSQLTKDGLIIFTAITKDAQSYGQGTLIGKDRYEMFGGVKIFFYDRQTIEEEFADTGLLEITEVTENYPFYLIKCKKRTL; translated from the coding sequence ATGACAGAATTTTGGGAAGAAGCATTTAAAGACAAACAAGAAATGTGGGGCTTAGAACCTGCAAAATCTGCCGTTTTGACAAAGGACATTTTTCTTGAACATAATATCAAGAATGTCCTTATCCCAGGAATTGGGTATGGACGTAATGCACAAATTTTTATTGAGAAGGGAATGACCGTAACAGGTATTGAAATCTCGCAGACAGCCATTGATTTGGCTCAAAAACATTTTGGAAGCGGATTGAAAATTTATCACGGTTCTGTTACAGATATGCCTTTTGACAACAATTTATATGACGGAATATTTTGCTACGGTTTAATTTACTTGTTGGATAAGGACGAAAGAGCAAAATTGATCCAAGACTGTTTTAGTCAATTGACCAAAGATGGATTAATCATTTTTACAGCAATAACTAAGGACGCTCAAAGTTATGGACAAGGAACGCTAATAGGCAAAGATCGTTATGAAATGTTTGGTGGAGTTAAAATCTTCTTTTATGATAGGCAAACCATTGAAGAAGAATTTGCCGATACAGGACTTCTTGAAATAACCGAAGTGACAGAAAACTATCCGTTTTACTTAATCAAATGCAAGAAAAGAACACTATAA